A genome region from Brassica oleracea var. oleracea cultivar TO1000 chromosome C2, BOL, whole genome shotgun sequence includes the following:
- the LOC106326850 gene encoding uncharacterized protein LOC106326850 produces MEFHRMKRKELQAMCKKHGVPANLKKIEMAYRLTSLLEDGQSKNMFETTVKKTQVESVQKELAVEEFDGYCEGELVKVTLSGNQEPIRTDITEAAMELGSEKLSLLVWEAYKDAYAKSLVVTEEEEEEDVVGSRKVKKVKFSPESENQVFEFTRSLKKLPRRKNARTCSSQGGGSIELRRSKRTASKGATVAAGCNGNSASGIVKPEKVSSSLVEEHRGKDDYKVEVVLRRSKRFANDIIKNANETLLNS; encoded by the exons ATGGAGTTTCACCGAATGAAGAGGAAGGAACTACAAGCCATGTGCAAAAAGCATGGAGTCCCTGCAAATCTGAAAAAAATCGAGATGGCTTATAGACTCACTTCTCTTCTCGAGGATGGACAGTCAAAG AATATGTTTGAGACTACTGTCAAGAAAACTCAAGTTGAGTCTGTTCAAAAGGAGTTAGCTGT CGAAGAATTTGATGGTTATTGCGAGGGCGAGCTTGTCAAG GTTACGTTATCAGGTAACCAGGAACCCATACGTACTGATATAACTGAGGCAGCAATGGAGTTAGGCTCTGAG AAACTTTCACTGCTGGTATGGGAAGCGTACAAGGATGCATACGCAAAGAGTCTTGTG GTTACGGAGGAGGAAGAGGAGGAGGATGTAGTTGGCAGCAGAAAGGTTAAGAAAGTAAAGTTCAGCCCTGAGTCTGAGAATCAAGTCTTCGAGTTCACTCGCTCTCTTAAGAAACTTCCTAGGCGTAAGAATGCTAGAACGTGTAGTAGCCAAGGTGGAGGAAGTATAGAGCTGAGGAGGTCGAAGCGAACTGCGTCTAAGGGGGCGACAGTAGCTGCTGGATGTAATGGAAACTCAGCTAGTGGGATTGTTAAGCCTGAGAAAGTATCTTCTAGTTTGGTTGAAGAGCATAGGGGAAAAGATGATTATAAAGTTGAAGTGGTTCTTAGGCGGTCTAAGCGTTTTGCGAATGACATCATCAAGAATGCAAATGAAACACTTCTAAATTCATAG
- the LOC106326852 gene encoding egg cell-secreted protein 1.1 — translation MAAKPSFVVAYAVMFMLMVASPTVRSRPLMKPTVGAPSPSASLVYRLRLDEETGYCWDSLMQLQHCSGELILFFLNGETYIGPGCCSAIRTVGRKCWTTMIGVLGFTPQEGDVLQGYCDDDQDSDKIGDEHALASSPLHLSLKFKPRTVVRSSNP, via the coding sequence ATGGCTGCTAAACCAAGTTTTGTGGTTGCATACGCTGTGATGTTCATGCTTATGGTGGCTTCTCCCACTGTGAGATCTCGACCTCTCATGAAACCAACCGTTGGTGCACCTTCTCCTTCCGCGAGCCTTGTGTACCGTCTCAGGCTTGATGAAGAAACAGGTTACTGCTGGGACTCACTGATGCAGCTCCAACACTGTTCTGGAGAGCTGATCTTGTTCTTCCTCAACGGTGAGACTTACATTGGACCTGGGTGTTGCAGTGCTATAAGAACCGTGGGACGCAAGTGTTGGACTACTATGATTGGTGTTCTTGGTTTCACTCCTCAAGAAGGTGATGTTCTCCAAGGTTACTGTGATGACGACCAAGACTCTGACAAGATTGGTGATGAACATGCTCTTGCCTCCTCACCGCTGCATTTGTCCCTTAAGTTCAAGCCTAGAACTGTTGTTAGATCTTCTAACCCTTGA
- the LOC106326851 gene encoding troponin T, skeletal muscle-like — protein sequence MELELGMKITRTKDDVSSSTDFRVSRDAFGQVSLSRETESVFILTLHLKGFKKKGIDIDINEEGDRITISGRKKVEEMVLIKWVEWKKETEIQEFKKVFKIPNIVNLDKIKARFSEEDETLTVTFPKKLKGITGLKIEEEEEEKTEPEEEETEEITEPDEEKTEEIAEPEEEIKEETIPEEEEEEKIEEEIVEEEEETKDHEEEPEEKESKPKKKKRKKFCFPCVAGSTLLMSIIVFIIQLIQSRRK from the exons ATGGAGCTCGAACTAGGTATGAAGATCACTCGAACAAAAGACGATGTCTCTTCCTCTACAGATTTTAGGGTTTCCAGAGATGCTTTTGGTCAGGTCTCGCTTTCTCGAGAAACCGAGTCTGTGTTCATTCTCACTCTCCATCTCAAAG GATTTAAGAAGAAGGGTATTGATATTGATATAAACGAAGAAGGAGATAGGATTACTATAAGTGGAAGGAAGAAAGTAGAAGAAATGGTTTTGATAAAGTGGGTGGAATGGAAGAAGGAAACTGAGATTCAAGAATTCAAGAAAGTGTTTAAGATTCCAAATATCGTGAATCTTGACAAGATCAAAGCTAGGTTTAGTGAAGAAGATGAGACTTTGACAGTTACATTTCCCAAGAAATTGAAGGGGATAACTGGTTTGAAGATTGAGGAGGAAGAGGAGGAAAAAACAGAGCCAGAAGAGGAGGAAACAGAGGAAATAACAGAGCCAGACGAAGAGAAAACAGAGGAAATAGCAGAACCAGAAGAAGAAATCAAAGAGGAAACAATACCTGAGGAAGAAGAAGAAGAAAAGATTGAAGAAGAGATAGTGGAAGAAGAAGAAGAAACAAAGGATCATGAGGAAGAACCTGAAGAAAAAGAAAGTAAACCTAAAAAGAAGAAAAGAAAAAAGTTTTGTTTTCCATGTGTTGCAGGATCTACTCTGCTTATGTCAATTATTGTTTTCATTATTCAATTGATACAATCCAGAAGAAAATGA